One Panicum virgatum strain AP13 chromosome 3N, P.virgatum_v5, whole genome shotgun sequence DNA segment encodes these proteins:
- the LOC120668159 gene encoding glyoxylate/hydroxypyruvate reductase A-like — protein sequence MYEFAGEADIVITCLALTKETIGIVDNKFLAAMKKGSYLVNIARGRLLDYKAVLSHLESGHLSGLGMDVAWMEPFDPDDPILKFSNVIITPHVAGITEYSLRKAAKIVGDVALQLHSGEPFTGIEIVN from the exons ATGTACGAATTTGCCGGAGAAGCAGACATAGTTATAACATGCTTGGCCCTCACCAAGGAAACA ATTGGTATAGTAGACAATAAATTCCTCGCAGCAATGAAAAAG GGATCATATCTGGTCAATATTGCTAGAGGACGCCTACTGGACTACAAGGCGGTGCTTAGTCATCTTGAATCAGGTCATTTAAGTGGTTTAGGGATGGATGTTGCTTGGATGGAGCCATTTGATCCAGATGATCCGATTCTGAAATTCTCAAATGTTATAATAACACCCCATGTGGCTGGAATCACCGAGTACTCTTTAAGAAAGGCAGCAAAG ATTGTTGGTGATGTTGCACTGCAGCTTCATTCAGGGGAGCCATTCACTGGAATAGAAATTGTGAACTAG
- the LOC120665910 gene encoding replication protein A 70 kDa DNA-binding subunit A-like — translation MAIDLLSDIRPGQFHWTICVSISRIWEFHGTSDDGQIKHLDLVIIDQKGTSIYVEIPPDSIPFLKPHLQEGKVVIIKKFVVEQAKPGYKVVQNHYMIKLNRRTTITAVEPEPPMFPKITYMLTPFSELEQHKNMKDRFLDVIGQIVAVSNVANFHTSAAETQMRRTITLRDISGMTINLSLAGERATKFDGDKIYDLGQETAVIAIFVGTLMKGVTGQPSYLTGSSACRWYINDFTIPAIQDYYNMLPSEVDAVEKIELIDNKSGQHVEPKTVLQLKDIDPFEEMNKRFQCTVTITKLSPNQAWYYTTCKICSSRSYYRNSTYKCSKATCPCTDAEDRYKVCFMAADETYELEFVLFDQKAQQLIGKPLQRLQSMHGKFDTPPEISNLIGQRYTFIVKISAKKSMSSDEPSYDVIYIKEQFGKQASIPIFQKTTHLAVISSSQAVQSSLPSLNPMEPKKIQRKIQQQGPINDDPSRLQYQHAIDNKPKEAQQHNKDTNLGTKREISNDTVEESQNLPTLSKRQRR, via the exons ATGGCTATTGATCTATTATCAGATATAAGACCTGGACAATTTCACTGGACTATATGCGTAAGCATATCAAGAATATGGGAATTTCATGGGACTTCAGATGATGGGCAGATCAAGCATCTGGATTTGGTTATAATTGATCAAAAG GGCACTTCTATCTATGTTGAAATACCACCAGACTCAATCCCTTTTTTAAAACCTCACCTACAAGAAGGGAAGGTTGTAATAATTAAGAAGTTTGTGGTGGAACAAGCAAAACCTGGTTATAAAGTGGTCCAAAATCATTATATGATAAAACTCAATAGGAGGACAACAATTACTGCAGTAGAACCAGAGCCACCTATGTTTCCCAAGATCACATATATGTTAACTCCTTTCTCTGAACTAGAGCAACACAAGAACATGAAAGATAGATTTCTAG ATGTCATTGGACAGATTGTAGCAGTATCAAATGTGGCAAATTTTCACACTTCAGCTGCAGAAACGCAAATGCGACGGACAATTACTCTACGAGATATAAG TGGCATGACAATCAATTTATCACTAGCTGGTGAAAGAGCAACAAAATTTGATGGAGATAAAATTTATGATCTCGGCCAAGAAACTGCTGTTATAGCTATCTTTGTTGGTACCCTAATGAAAGGAGTAACAGGACAGCCATCATATCTCACAGGATCATCTGCCTGTCGATGGTACATCAATGATTTCACGATACCTGCTATCCAAGACTACTATAACAT GTTACCATCAGAAGTGGATGCAGTGGAGAAAATTGAACTTATCGATAACAAATCTGGGCAGCATGTTGAACCAAAAACAGTTCTTCAACTAAAAGACATAGATCCTTTTGAAGAGATG AACAAAAGATTCCAATGCACTGTCACTATCACAAAGTTGTCTCCAAATCAAGCTTGGTACTATACAACATGCAAGATTTGTAGCTCGAGATCCTACTACCGTAATTCGACTTACAAATGCTCCAAAGCCACATGCCCCTGCACTGATGCAGAGGACAG ATACAAAGTCTGTTTCATGGCAGCTGATGAAACATATGAGCTTGAGTTTGTTTTGTTTGATCAAAAAGCGCAACAGCTTATTGGGAAACCCCTGCAAAGGTTACAAAGTATGCATGGAAAATTTGATACTCCACCTGAAATATCAAATCTAATTGGTCAAAGATACACCTTCATTGTCAAGATATCAGCTAAAAAAAGCATGAGCAGTGATGAACCATCTTATGATGTCATCTACATAAAAGAGCAATTTGGGAAGCAAGCTAGCATACCAATATTTCAAAAGACCACTCATCTTGCTGTAATTAGTTCTTCCCAAGCTGTTCAAAGTAGCTTACCATCACTAAACCCAATGGAACCAAAAAAG ATCCAAAGAAAAATTCAGCAGCAAGGACCTATCAATGATGATCCATCAAGACTGCAATATCAGCACGCAATAGACAATAAACCAAAGGAAGCTCAGCAGCATAATAA GGATACAAATTTGGGTACAAAAAGGGAAATTTCTAATGACACG GTTGAAGAAAGTCAGAACCTTCCTACGCTATCGAAGAGGCAAAGACGGTGA